In the Acropora muricata isolate sample 2 chromosome 1, ASM3666990v1, whole genome shotgun sequence genome, one interval contains:
- the LOC136904813 gene encoding uncharacterized protein, which translates to MKMRFLSVFIAAVIVQYAYSSPSCAEIKNINKNAANGIIDTPSWKSCAEIKKNDKEAVSGVYTIETGCGTKLEVYCEMTLGGGGFTFLPRGLTRMKDAKQIVDSLFTDKKNVLLKLMHRTQKQEYYTLIQPHPYWRNQDFGIRVNDFSDYTIPLNHFMKDYLLLGIVPKHLAGHGLQGFVSNHRTIQFSNCDRNPNSLFAFLPNHNQQTPSAYQRNNHVNERFGVAFDWHHSAKPIDNPPRTMPNEFFFFTELHFGGCGTYTSSDRWRSFQATAIGIR; encoded by the exons ATGAAAATGCGGTTTCTCAGTGTTTTTATTGCTGCGGTCATTGTTCAATATGCT TATTCATCGCCGAGCTGTGCAGAAATAAAGAACATAAACAAGAACGCTGCAAATGGCATCATTGACACT ccttcATGGAAAAGCTGCgcagaaataaagaaaaacgaCAAGGAGGCTGTGAGTGGTGTGTACACCATTGAAACTGGTTGCGGTACCAAGCTTGAGGTTTACTGCGAGATGACACTCGGAGGCGGTGGCTTTACCTTTCTACCTCGTGGTCTAACTCGCATGAAAGACGCCAAGCAAATTGTGGACAGTCTGTTCACTGACAAGAAGAACGTCCTCTTAAAATTGATGCATCGTACCCAAAAACAAGAGTATTATACTCTGATTCAACCGCACCCTTATTGGAGAAACCAAGACTTTGGCATCAGAGTGAATGATTTCTCTGACTACACCATCCCACTGAATCATTTCATGAAGGACTACCTCTTGTTGGGCATCGTTCCGAAACACCTTGCCGGACACGGGTTGCAAGGTTTCGTATCCAACCACCGCACCATCCAGTTTTCTAACTGTGACAGGAATCCGAACAGCTTATTCGCCTTCTTGCCGAACCACAACCAACAAACGCCATCAGCCTACCAACGCAATAACCATGTGAACGAAAGGTTTGGCGTCGCTTTTGATTGGCATCATTCAGCCAAACCTATCGACAACCCACCTCGCACAATGCCAAACGAGTTCTTCTTCTTCACCGAGCTGCATTTTGGGGGATGCGGAACTTACACCTCCAGTGATCGCTGGCGCTCATTCCAGGCAACAGCCATTGGAATCCGCTAA